The Triticum aestivum cultivar Chinese Spring chromosome 4B, IWGSC CS RefSeq v2.1, whole genome shotgun sequence sequence ggtcaaaacAAACgtatagatcagagagaaatacaaatatataacaatcatgcataataaagttcagaaaagactcagttactttcaatgaataatctgatcataaacccataatttatcggatcccaacaaacacaccgtcaAAGAAGATggcatcggatagaactccaagaagaccgaggagaacatggtattgaagatcaaagagagaaacgaagccatctagctactagctatggacccgtaggtatgcggtaaactactcacgcatcatcggaaggcaataaggataatgtagaagccctccgtaatcgattccccctccggcagagtaccggaagcctccaaatgggatcgtggaagaacagaagcttgcggcggcgaaaaaagtGTTTCAGGTGGCTCTATATTGGTTtgagaatatttgtgaatttataggatTGGAATTAGGTCAAACTGAGTTGTGTGGGGTCCATGAGCTCAAGGGGCGCGTctaccccctggggcacgccctatGAGCTCGTGGCTCTCTCAtagctcttctggcctcctcccgaagcttctagggtcccttgtgatccaaaaaaatcaccgtaaaggtTCGTCGTGTTTGGACTTGTTTGATACTGATTTTCTAAAGAGACAAAAACAAGCTAAAAAcatgaactgacactgggcactgggttaacaggttagtcccacagaatgatataaaatagtatataaatgcatataaagcattcaagattgataagataatagcatgaaaacaataaaaaactatagatacgttgaagacgcatcaagcatccccaagcttaatttatattcctcctctagtaggtaaatgataaaaacaaaaaaatttgatgtgaaatgctacctaacatgtgtaTCACGTAATCTCTTTACGATATAAATATTGAGAAACGATGAAGTAAAaatatcaacataataatatccatgaacATAAGAAACATAATCATTACTTCTTCAAAATACACGGTCCTTAACGAATGTTATCCCCACTCATTTTTTTGAGCATcaatacagacacaagcgctcatatacacacgcatacactcacccatatgaacacacacacacaccctatccctatgagcacctctgaaagactgagccggcatatcatcttgagatttacgaagtcaccgtaggcgcttcgtcgtcgacgggaacgtctccttcactgaaagcgcatcgccggaaatcctgaaataaatccaggaataatgcgagcaccagcaTGGCATAACTCCGACTTCATCATATAAATATAAATCATGAGTAAACCAGACAATTGGATCGCACttctaacgcgcttcagcattttcaactccAAAGACCTacttttaattttttttatgtGAGGTGTTTTTTGTTATGTGTCAAGACAATTGTCCTCTTCGATGTTCTTTTGTGTGGTTCACATATGTTGTTTCAACTCACAACAAAGTGTCTTATGAACTCATGAAAACTATAGGCAACTGATGTACTCATATGCTGGGAGTATATGGGAACAAAGCAAACATCATTTTTTTTGGAAAACGGATTATATATGTCATTTCAAACGAGAAGAAGAAATACAACCAGTCAAATATGCTGGGAGAAGTCTATGAAACCAACGATTACTCGATCTATCTACAGTACTAGTACTatcttttttggaaaaaaaaaacaTCAGATAAGGATCCGAGAACACTAGcacaaaacaaaggaaaaaagatACGGTTTTTACGGGCAGCAAAAGAAAGAAAGGCAATATAAAGTAACAAAATGAGGAGAAAAAGTCGTTTAGAGAAAGGAAAGGAGAAATAAGATAAAATCGTTCCATGGAGCCAACGGCTTCCGGAGATCTCTTTTTTATCCCCTCCCCCTCCATGGAGTCATGAGTTCACCTCGAGTTCCGCCGCGACTCATCGTGGTCGGCAACCACTACTAGGCCCCGGCCGCTCCGATCCTCCACGAGACAGCAGGGGCTCGCTTCCAATGCGGCTCCCCTTCCAGTTTCTTGGGCTCGAATCGGGATTCCACGAGCGCGCTCGCTTAGCTTTCTAGGGATTTTGCTAGGGTTCTTCCGTTCAACTCGAAACTTTTTTTTTTCTTGCGTGTTTCTTAGTTTCGTTGCGTTGCTCCCCACGAAATTGGTGTTTTTCTCTGCTTGTTGCGTGGGGGAATCGGGGTGAAAAGCTGCGTTTTTTGTGCAGTTTCAAGGTGCGGCgactttttattcttcttcttcttcagttcTTGATGGGTTTAGTTTAGGGTTCTTGCTCTGTCTGTGAGCCTTCCGATTTCATCGGATTTGATCTGGTAGCTTCGCTCTCTTGCTCCAAGGAgtcaaactcgtaaatcaaatcgCACTTCTAGACCACCTAAAATTTGTGAATTTTGTTTGCCATCTAGCTGCCGGAGAGGCTCCAGAATCACAAAATTCTCAGTTTTTGGCACCTTCCACCGGCTTCTTGGCCTCCAGTAGCTCCAAATTTGACCAAGTTCTTGCTTTTGGCATCATCCCCAACCACATAACTATGGCCGCCACTGCCTCAGAGCCGCCCATGGTGGAGCAAGTGATCACCGAGTTCTTTGCCAAGAGCCTCCACATCATCCTGGAGTCCCGCTCGCCCTATGAATCATCACGCAGCTTCACGCGGCCTTCACCGCCATCTTCGCCGCTCTCTGGCAGCCAGCCACGGGACAGGTGGTTCAACCTTGCCCTCCGGGACTGCCCAGCTGCACTTGAGAACTTTGACCTGTGGAGACAGAGCAATCTTGAGCCACTGGTTATTGATATTGTGATGCTCCGGCGTGACAATCCCAACACCACCTGTGCTGAGGGCGGCAAGATCATAGAGAGGTGGGTGATACAGTATGAAACCAGCAAGCCTGGCAGTGGCAATGGTAATGGCAGCAAGAACCACAGCAGGAAGTCTAGGAACAGCCCGGCTGAGGATCATAGCTTGTACAGGAGTACATACAAGGGCTCAACAGTGTTATTTCGGTCATTGCATCTGGTTGTCAGGCTCTTGCCAGCTTACAATCTCTTCAGGGAGTTGAATTCATCTGGGAGAATCCGTCCACTTAACCTGTCACACAAGATATCATCATTCGTCGAGCCGTTTACTAGGGCAGAGGATGCAGAGATGAAGCACTATGCATTTGCTCCAATTGAAACTCTGTTTGGCCGCCTGAGCTTGTCAGTTTCTTATGTGCCAGTGCTGGAGGTGGTGGCAGCACCAGAGCCAACCACACACATGTCAACAGAGCTTATAATGGATTATGTCGGGAGCCCCACAACAGACTTTCTCAGGACGTTCAATTCCCTGCCTTCAGATGGCATTGCACCTGATTGTGCTGCAATGACTAGGCGTCACAGTTGGAGTATTGACCCTGGAGCTAGACCATCGGTATCACCATCTCCTCTTTTGCATGATAGTCCTCTAACACGTTTGCATCCACATAGCACAATATCCTCTGTGAAGAAAAAAAGTACAGGATTTGAAGACTGCTATCCATCACCACCGTTGTCACCATCGCCATCCCGTTCCCCTTCTGCTAGCTACCCAAAAAATTCTTTGTTCCGATATGAGAGTGCTCCTGTGGTCATTCCCACTGGGAGGGATGGTGGAGGTAGTGGACTGCCTCCTTCTCCATCTTTCAAGGGTAAATACCAGCTCCCATCTCAAAACTACAACCTAACCCCATCGCCTGATGGAAATTCAAATGTAAGGAAGGATTTGGTCAGGTTTGGTGAATTTGAGAATAATGCGGCCATGCAAAAGGTAATCACATAGTTTATTTTATTATCTTCTCAAGCAATGTGTGTAGCTTGCTGTAGCAGCAGTAGTTTTATTACGGGGTTTTGCTTTTGAATCCATCTCACATTTTTACTGTTGAATTTTCTGGTTTTGTCTTTGATCAGGCGCTATCTTTTGATAAATATGATTTGGGATATTTTCATGGACTGAAGTTGACAAGGACTGCAAGCAAACTTTTCATCACGGATGAACTGGATGAGCGGGAGTTGGCATTTGCATGGGAAGATAGAGATATCATTATTGATCAACTTAACAGGTAGTTTTCGTCTCCTCCTTTCAGAATATGATTATGACATTATGCCACAGGACCAAGTGTTAAAGCTGTTCCTTGTTGTTTGTGTCTGATTCCCTTTGCATGCACATGCTCATGAAAACTTGTGTGGTTCTCCTTGCATATAGATTTTGGTATCACATAGTGGCTCAAGTGCAATAGCATATATCTTTATCCTAAATCTGGCAATTACAGGGCTGTCCTTTATTTTAGTTTAGTTAAGACAATTCTGTAGTTGTTGGATCTCACTAAGACGGCTATGTCAGTCAGATGCCCAGTGATCTGAAAACTAAGTTAATCCCATATTCTGCAGTGGACCATCTTATATTTCAGGTGGCCCTTGAAGCAGCAACTCTAGGATAAATGCACAGTTATTCATTTTCAAACTGCATGGTGTAATGCTTCATGCTTCTGACATCATGTACACAAATTGTAATGTTGCATCTTACAGTTGTTAAATCTCTAGTAAATACGGACCGATGGCAGCTAACCACGCTAACCACTACCATGTGTTAGCTTCATGAAGGATAATGGATGTTTAAGACACAAACATATTCAGAGGCAAAGTAATAATAATCAGAAATCAAGATACTATAGTTAGTTCTGGTTACTGGATGCTTTTGTTGTTTGTTCCACGATAAGAGGGCAATAATATACTTCTCCAATGCTCATTTAGGTCTATCAACTTGTTTGTTGCACTTACTAATTCAACTGAAGTTGCAAATTATCCAGTTATTGTATTAGTATTTTCTAAATGAGAAGGCATCATGTTTGCTTAGAAGTGCTAGTATAGATGTTCAGTGTCTACATATAATATGCTTGCATTTCTGTTATAGAAGTCAGAACTCAGGGCAGCTTTTTTCCTTACACTAATTGCAATATATCAGCGGATAActcatttttcatatattttttcaTGGTTCTTTCGATGGTCTGAACACATTTTGTTCTTTCTATTATCGAGATAAGCTAGCTGATCACTTGCAATATTTATAGTTCAGAAATGTCTGCATTTTAATTATCTGGGCTGTCTGTTGTTCAAATGAAACCATCCTCGGTCTTCCACCTAGAGGATAAATATAAAATACAGTCTTGTGCGTGAGGATGAATATACACCTGCTCATCTTTGTTCAGTGAAACCACTTTTGAGAGACTTAATTTTAATGTTTTTCAAGTTTTCTCCTCCTCCTACTTCTCAAGGTTCTCATTACTTCCTAAGTTCCTTATTTCCTACATTAGCTCGTTTCTGTCTCCTTGCTTCTCTCAGTGCTCAGTATGTAGTATGTACTGTGCCACACACAACTTTTCGGCCTGGCTTCTACTTTTTTCTAGGCGTAGTACGTATATAAGTGTGTTGCGTTCACAGAAACATAAAGATTGTCATACGGGGTAGCTTCCAGTGTACATGAAAAGCTCTGGACCAGCATCAAAGGTAACCTATATCTTTGGTAGGAGATTTTTTTCGCTAACAGTCAGATGTTGGTTAGGCTGTGTGGGGGGTAGCCTTGAATCAGTTAACCTGAGAAGGCAA is a genomic window containing:
- the LOC123091446 gene encoding autophagy-related protein 13b; translated protein: MAATASEPPMVEQVITEFFAKSLHIILESRSPYESSRSFTRPSPPSSPLSGSQPRDRWFNLALRDCPAALENFDLWRQSNLEPLVIDIVMLRRDNPNTTCAEGGKIIERWVIQYETSKPGSGNGNGSKNHSRKSRNSPAEDHSLYRSTYKGSTVLFRSLHLVVRLLPAYNLFRELNSSGRIRPLNLSHKISSFVEPFTRAEDAEMKHYAFAPIETLFGRLSLSVSYVPVLEVVAAPEPTTHMSTELIMDYVGSPTTDFLRTFNSLPSDGIAPDCAAMTRRHSWSIDPGARPSVSPSPLLHDSPLTRLHPHSTISSVKKKSTGFEDCYPSPPLSPSPSRSPSASYPKNSLFRYESAPVVIPTGRDGGGSGLPPSPSFKGKYQLPSQNYNLTPSPDGNSNVRKDLVRFGEFENNAAMQKALSFDKYDLGYFHGLKLTRTASKLFITDELDERELAFAWEDRDIIIDQLNRVGISDREGQETNQDAGGSMTRTPAAAIGALVRMLKTAPGLRASRPSIEAPPPVPQESSVQRVMTEEHGDATSSSGLLESKTAADALEELKKYKAIRESILDRAKALPRDDAKTGEKPADGDP